Proteins encoded within one genomic window of bacterium:
- the cdaA gene encoding diadenylate cyclase CdaA: MVDSLRSIGAIDVLDILLVAFIIYWVLLFIRGTRAVQILFGLLILMVMYVVAKKAGMVTFQWLVGNFLENLLVVLVVVFHSEIRRGLAKIGQTRLFRGRRSFPDPGVIDQLSQSAFLLSLDGIGAILLIEREMGLEELVEIGKRIDAVFSHELTAAIFSTSSPVHDGAVVIRRDRIAAAGIILPIPPESFETRGMGTRHRAAFGVTSDTDAVAVVVSEETGNVTVFSNRAAKRVENVQQLRDTLGLLFGKEVPFREHG, from the coding sequence ATGGTAGACAGCCTCCGCTCCATCGGGGCGATCGACGTCCTCGACATCCTCCTGGTCGCCTTCATCATCTACTGGGTCCTCCTGTTCATCCGGGGTACGCGGGCCGTCCAGATCCTCTTCGGCCTGCTGATCCTGATGGTGATGTACGTCGTCGCCAAGAAGGCCGGCATGGTCACCTTCCAGTGGCTGGTCGGGAACTTTCTCGAAAACCTGCTCGTGGTCCTCGTGGTCGTCTTCCACAGCGAGATCCGGCGCGGGCTCGCCAAGATCGGGCAAACGCGCCTTTTCAGGGGCAGGAGGAGCTTCCCCGACCCGGGGGTGATCGATCAGCTTTCCCAAAGCGCCTTCCTGCTCTCGCTGGACGGCATCGGCGCGATCCTGCTCATCGAGCGCGAGATGGGACTCGAGGAACTCGTCGAGATCGGCAAAAGGATCGACGCGGTCTTCTCCCACGAACTGACCGCCGCGATCTTCTCGACGAGCTCCCCGGTGCACGACGGTGCGGTGGTGATCCGCCGCGACCGGATCGCCGCGGCGGGGATCATCCTCCCCATTCCGCCCGAATCGTTCGAAACGCGCGGGATGGGCACCCGGCACCGCGCGGCGTTCGGCGTGACGTCCGATACGGACGCGGTCGCGGTGGTCGTCTCCGAGGAGACGGGGAACGTCACGGTCTTCTCGAACCGGGCGGCGAAACGCGTCGAGAACGTGCAGCAACTGCGGGACACGCTCGGGCTGCTGTTCGGCAAGGAGGTGCCGTTCCGTGAACACGGCTGA
- the ftsH gene encoding ATP-dependent zinc metalloprotease FtsH: MLVALAMVFLFNTFNAKKPEFEDISFSTFSRYVDEEKVKEVTIKGQEITGKYADNAGREKKTFHTYAPDDPDLVKNLRAKNVQITARPLDDNPWYMSVLVSWLPMLLLIGVWIFFMRQMQAGGGKAMSFGKSRAKLLTETTNKVTFSDVAGIEEAKEELQEIIAFLKDPKRFTKLGGRIPKGVLLVGAPGTGKTLLARAIAGEAGVPFFSISGSDFVEMFVGVGAARVRDLFIQGKKSAPCIIFIDEIDAVGRHRGAGLGGGHDEREQTLNQLLVEMDGFESNEGLILISATNRPDVLDPALMRPGRFDRQVVVPKPDVKGREQILGVHTRKIPLDPDVKLDVLAKGTPGFTGADLANLANEAAIHAAGINLATVTMECFEMAKDKVMMGRERRSMIISDEEKKSTAYHEAGHAIVATLTPGADPIHKVSIIPRGMALGITQQLPIDERHTYSQAYLKNNITILMGGRVAEELVRGELTTGAGNDLERATALARKMVCEWGMSEKLGPVTFGQKQESIFLGRDITRHQDYSEATSRDIDQEVYGIVIAAYERAKALLGTHIEVLHRVAKTLLEKEVVDGAEIQRIIQEGNPPQGPAEPLAPAGAPA; this comes from the coding sequence ATGCTCGTCGCCCTGGCGATGGTTTTCCTCTTCAATACCTTCAACGCCAAGAAGCCGGAATTCGAGGACATCTCCTTCTCGACGTTCTCCAGGTACGTCGACGAGGAGAAGGTGAAAGAGGTCACGATCAAGGGGCAGGAGATCACCGGCAAGTACGCCGATAACGCGGGGAGGGAGAAGAAGACCTTCCATACCTACGCCCCCGACGATCCCGACCTCGTGAAAAATCTGCGCGCCAAGAACGTCCAGATCACGGCCAGGCCGCTCGACGACAACCCGTGGTACATGTCGGTGCTCGTCTCGTGGCTGCCGATGCTCCTGCTGATCGGCGTGTGGATCTTTTTCATGCGCCAGATGCAGGCGGGGGGCGGCAAGGCGATGTCGTTCGGGAAGAGCCGTGCGAAGCTGCTGACGGAGACGACGAACAAGGTCACCTTCTCGGACGTCGCGGGGATCGAGGAGGCCAAGGAGGAGCTGCAGGAGATCATCGCGTTCCTCAAGGATCCGAAGCGGTTCACGAAGCTCGGCGGCCGGATCCCCAAGGGGGTGCTTCTCGTCGGCGCGCCGGGGACCGGGAAAACGCTCCTCGCGCGGGCGATCGCGGGGGAGGCGGGCGTCCCGTTCTTCTCGATCAGCGGCTCGGACTTCGTCGAGATGTTCGTGGGCGTGGGAGCGGCGCGCGTGCGGGACCTGTTCATCCAGGGGAAGAAATCGGCCCCCTGCATCATCTTTATCGACGAGATCGACGCGGTAGGGAGGCATCGCGGCGCGGGCCTCGGCGGCGGCCACGACGAACGGGAGCAGACGCTCAACCAGCTGCTGGTCGAGATGGACGGGTTCGAGTCCAACGAGGGGCTGATCCTCATCTCGGCGACGAACCGGCCCGACGTCCTCGACCCCGCGCTGATGCGCCCCGGACGGTTCGACCGCCAGGTGGTGGTCCCGAAGCCGGACGTCAAGGGGCGGGAGCAGATCCTCGGCGTGCACACGCGGAAGATTCCGCTCGATCCGGACGTGAAGCTCGACGTGCTGGCCAAGGGGACGCCGGGGTTCACCGGCGCCGATCTCGCGAACCTGGCCAACGAGGCGGCGATCCACGCGGCGGGGATCAACCTCGCCACGGTCACGATGGAATGCTTCGAGATGGCCAAGGACAAGGTGATGATGGGGCGCGAGCGGCGCTCGATGATCATCAGCGACGAGGAGAAGAAATCCACCGCGTACCACGAGGCGGGGCACGCGATCGTGGCCACGCTCACACCGGGCGCGGACCCGATCCACAAGGTCAGCATCATCCCGCGGGGGATGGCGCTCGGCATCACCCAGCAGCTCCCGATCGACGAGCGGCACACCTATTCCCAGGCGTACCTGAAGAACAACATAACGATCCTGATGGGAGGGAGAGTGGCCGAGGAGCTGGTGCGCGGCGAGTTGACCACCGGAGCGGGGAACGACCTCGAGCGGGCCACGGCGCTTGCCAGGAAGATGGTCTGCGAGTGGGGGATGAGCGAAAAGCTCGGGCCGGTGACGTTCGGTCAGAAGCAGGAATCGATCTTCCTCGGGCGCGACATCACACGGCACCAGGATTACAGCGAGGCGACCTCGCGGGACATCGACCAGGAGGTTTACGGGATCGTGATCGCCGCCTACGAGCGAGCGAAGGCTCTCCTCGGGACCCACATCGAAGTCCTTCACCGCGTGGCGAAGACGCTTCTGGAGAAGGAAGTGGTCGACGGCGCCGAGATCCAGCGGATCATCCAGGAGGGGAATCCGCCGCAGGGCCCCGCGGAGCCGCTCGCGCCGGCGGGGGCGCCGGCCTGA
- the folP gene encoding dihydropteroate synthase, producing the protein MGILNVTPDSFSDGGAYRSVEEAVARGLEMEAEGAAILDVGGESTRPGSRPVPADEEMRRVIPVIRGLAAKTKAAISVDTTKAAVASAAVAAGAGIVNDTSALADDPGMAAVVRASGAAVVLMHRRGSPATMQEAPRYDALFDELLAELAGRIGAAQAAGIDPERILVDPGIGFGKRLCDNLELHRHLDRLRILGRPIVFGPSRKSFIGSLTGAGPADRAFGTAAAVAAAVLRGAHVVRVHDVKEMREVVEVAYAIRGVTPW; encoded by the coding sequence ATGGGGATCCTGAACGTGACGCCGGACTCCTTCTCCGACGGAGGCGCGTACCGGTCCGTCGAGGAGGCGGTCGCGCGGGGCCTGGAGATGGAGGCGGAAGGGGCGGCGATCCTCGACGTCGGGGGCGAGTCCACCCGGCCGGGGTCGAGGCCCGTTCCGGCGGACGAGGAGATGCGCCGGGTGATTCCCGTCATCCGGGGACTGGCCGCGAAGACGAAGGCGGCGATCTCGGTCGACACGACCAAGGCGGCCGTGGCGAGCGCGGCGGTCGCGGCGGGGGCGGGGATCGTGAACGACACGAGCGCCCTTGCCGACGATCCGGGGATGGCGGCGGTGGTCCGCGCTTCCGGGGCGGCCGTGGTCCTGATGCACCGGCGGGGGTCGCCGGCGACGATGCAGGAGGCGCCGCGTTACGACGCGCTGTTCGATGAACTGCTGGCCGAGCTCGCCGGACGGATCGGCGCGGCGCAGGCGGCCGGGATCGACCCGGAACGGATCCTCGTCGACCCCGGGATCGGATTCGGCAAGCGCCTGTGCGACAACCTCGAGCTGCATCGGCACCTCGACCGGCTGCGGATCCTCGGGCGGCCGATCGTCTTCGGCCCGTCGCGAAAATCGTTCATCGGAAGCCTCACCGGAGCGGGACCGGCGGATCGTGCGTTCGGCACCGCGGCGGCCGTCGCGGCGGCGGTGCTGCGCGGCGCCCACGTGGTCCGCGTCCACGACGTGAAGGAGATGCGGGAAGTGGTCGAGGTGGCGTACGCGATCCGGGGGGTGACCCCATGGTAG